In a genomic window of Phyllostomus discolor isolate MPI-MPIP mPhyDis1 chromosome 5, mPhyDis1.pri.v3, whole genome shotgun sequence:
- the LOC114497059 gene encoding LOW QUALITY PROTEIN: ferritin light chain-like (The sequence of the model RefSeq protein was modified relative to this genomic sequence to represent the inferred CDS: inserted 1 base in 1 codon), translated as MADGDLQVLQEELDSCFVLLFACQLPNSSESYQASYIYLSLGFYFNHNGVTLEGVGHFFRELAKKKLKGAECLLKCQNQQGVHILLXEHGEDEWSKTQDTMEAALALENNQNQDFLDLHDLGPTCTDPHLCDFLENHFLDEEVKLIKKMGDHLTNILRLGGYLFERLTSSMTKSLWSPEAFEGPLCISLLSGFCLRLSLKPLGILLTMLEPSPIHWTKWKQSFLQLKKMRYTFSYPDFTDEKIEAQRC; from the exons ATGGCAGATGGAGACCTCCAGGTACTGCAGGAAGAGTTAGATTCCTGCTTTGTACTACTGTTTGCATGTCAG CTCCCAAATTCATCAGAATCATATCAGGCTTCCTACATCTACCTGTCTCTGGGCTTCTATTTCAACCACAATGGTGTGACTCTGGAGGGCGTGGGCCACTTCTTCAGAGAATTGGCCAAGAAGAAACTCAAGGGTGCTGAGTGTCTCTTAAAATGTCAAAACCAGCAGGGTGTCCACATTCTCT TAGAACATGGTGAAGATGAGTGGAGTAAAACTCAGGATACCATGGAAGCTGCCTTGGCCTTGGAGAATAACCAGAATCAGGATTTTTTGGATCTGCATGACTTGGGTCCTACCTGCACAGACCCTCATCTTTGTGACTTCCTGGAGAACCACTTCCTGGATGAGGAGGTGAAACTCATCAAGAAGATGGGTGACCACCTGACTAACATCCTCAGGCTGGGTGGATATCTCTTTGAAAGACTCACCTCAAGCATGACTAAGAGCCTTTGGAGCCCAGAGGCCTTTGAGGGGCCCCTCTGCATTTCCTTGCTGTCTGGCTTTTGCCTGAGGCTCTCCCTGAAACCACTAGGCATCCTTTTAACCATGTTGGAGCCCTCTCCCATTCATTGGACCAAATGGAAACAAAGTTttttgcagttaaaaaaaatgaggtataCATTCTCTTATCCtgactttacagatgagaaaattgaggctcagagatgttaa
- the SLC35G1 gene encoding solute carrier family 35 member G1, which yields MRPVDSARATELQEPGLQLTEDTPPGASEEPTATEEVGTPDPHSGWCWLCRSSPCCSHAQPEAKKKAPCPGLGLFYTLLSAFLFSVGSLFVKKVQDIHAVEISAFRCVFQMLVVIPCLIYRKTGFIGPKDQRIFLVLRGVVGSIAMILLYYAYQTTSLADATVISFSCPVFTSIFACILLKEKYSLWDVLFTSFTIIGVILIVRPPFLFGPNPEVMDKSYSDHLKGTFAAAGHAMFAALSIVILRKMGKSVDYFLSIWYYIIFGLVETIVVLFILGEWSLPYCGLDRLFLILIGLFGLGGQVFLTKAVQIEKAGLVALMRTMDVVFAFIFQIIFLNDVPTWWTVGGALCVVASSAGVALRKWCQSSK from the exons ATGCGGCCAGTGGACAGCGCTCGGGCTACGGAGCTGCAGGAGCCCGGTCTGCAGCTGACAGAAGACACGCCCCCAGGTGCGAGCGAGGAGCCGACAGCCACGGAGGAAGTGGGAACACCGGACCCCCACTCCGGGTGGTGCTGGCTGTGCCGATCCTCGCCGTGCTGCTCGCATGCGCAGCCTG AAGCCAAGAAGAAAGCACCCTGTCCTGGACTTGGCTTGTTTTACACATTATTGTCTGCCTTCCTTTTCTCAGTGGGctctttatttgttaaaaaagtGCAAGACATCCATGCTGTAGAAATTAGTGCATTCCGATGTGTGTTCCAAATGTTAGTCGTTATCCCTTGCTTAATATACAGAAA AACTGGGTTCATAGGCCCAAAAGATCAACGGATCTTCCTTGTTCTTAGAGGAGTCGTTGGTTCTATCGCCATGATCCTTCTATACTACGCCTACCAGACAACGTCCCTCGCGGATGCCACGGTTATCTCTTTTAGCTGTCCAGTGTTTACGTCTATATTTGCTTGCATACTTCTCAAGGAAAAATACAGCCTTTGGGATGTTCTCTTCACCTCGTTCACCATCATTGGAGTGATCCTCATTGTGAGGCCGCCGTTTTTGTTTGGTCCCAACCCTGAGGTGATGGATAAGAGCTATTCAGACCACCTGAAGGGCACATTTGCAGCAGCTGGACATGCCATGTTTGCTGCCTTGAGTATAGTTATCCTCAGAAAAATGGGGAAATCTGTGGACTACTTTTTGAGCATTtggtattatattatttttggcCTTGTGGAGACCATCGTTGTCCTCTTTATATTAGGAGAGTGGAGTCTGCCATACTGTGGGCTAGACAGGCTCTTTCTTATACTAATTGGGCTGTTTGGTTTGGGCGGTCAGGTGTTTCTCACCAAAGCTGTTCAAATAGAAAAAGCAGGACTAGTAGCACTAATGCGGACTATGGATGTggtttttgcttttatctttcaGATTATTTTCCTTAACGATGTACCAACATGGTGGACGGTGGGTGGTGCACTCTGTGTAGTAGCCAGTAGTGCTGGGGTGGCCCTTCGTAAATGGTGCCAGAGTTCCAAATGA